The nucleotide window TCCGAATCGTTGTTGCCCGCTTCGAGGTTCTGACGATAGAAGCCGGCTGCCACGCCGACGCGCCAGGCTTCATTCAGGCGATAGCTGCCACCGATATTCAGGTTGTAGCCGCTGCCATCGGCACTGGCGCCGCTGCTTTGGCTATCGACATCCAGATGCTGACCGCCGCCGGCGACAATCGCGCGCCATTGGCCGACGGCCTGCCAGTTCTCCCAGTCGGATTGCCACTGGCTACGCAGTTCATCCTGGTGGGCGCGTAAGGTGGCGTGGGCCATTTCCGGCAACAGCGTCAGCTCCCAAGGTGCTGACAGCAAGGAATAGGCGTAATCGGATATCAGTTTTTGCCCGGCTTCAGTGGGGTGGACCGAGTCGTTGTAAATCAGCTTGCTCGGGTCCGGGGTAGCGCTGTTGATGCCATAGACAGCATTTTCCGTACAGCTGTTACCGCTGAAGCAGGTGGCTGTCAGGTTCTGGCCAGCGGCGAGGCCGAAGCGCGTCGGGTCGGCGACTGCTTCCTGCAACAGCAGTGGAATGTTCAGCGGAATGATTTCGGCGTTGATCCCCGCGAGGCGGGTGACCAACTGCTGATTAAAGTCGGTACTCAGCTGTGAGATCGAGGCTTGTAATGAGGTGCCATTGACGGCGGGAGTCAGTCCCAGATCGGGCAGCAGCCAGACCACGATGTATTTGGCGCCGGCGCTTTGCAGAGTCTGCACGCTGTCGGCCAGTCGATTCGCCGCGGCGTTAGCCTGGGTGGTATTGAGCACGAGGCCCTGAAGGAAATCGTTGCCGCCCCCGGAAATGTAATACAGCGCATTTGGATCGGCGCGGAAGTTGTTCGTTGGCAAATAACCTGCCCGAGTACGTTCGCCCGTGGCGGATTCGCTGGTGATCGAGTCCAGAATCTGGTCGGTACGGTAACCGCCGACGGCCCAGTTGTTGCCGTCCGCCAGCCCTTGGTTGGCTCGCGCAGCCGAGGTTGAAGCGGCTGTCTGGTCAGAGGTAAATCCGAATCGTCCACCCAGCAGTTGCGTGGAGTTCAGCGAGCGTAATTCACCACTGCCATCCAGGTAGAGCGGCCCGGTCCGGTTGGTAAAACGCTCTGTCGCGCCGGCAGGGCCACCCGAGTCGGTAAGCTGCCCGGCATCGTTGAGGCTGTCGCCGAAAACAACGAAATTCGAATAAGGATTGGGCGCGGCAATCGCCTGGGCGCAGGCCATGGTGAGCAGGCAGCCGGCAAGCGGTACAAACAATCTCTGTTTGATCATGAGCAAGTCCATTTATTTATTGTTGTGGTAAACGAAACGACAGTACCAAAAACTTTCGGCCTTTTGCCATCCGTCGCGAACCCTTCGATTGTTTCACGAGCTGTCGCCCCGGCCTTATTGCACGCTCTGCCCAGCTAAGTTACTGTGCCCAGACGTATGAATGAGACCTTCCCCGTGTTGATCGTCAGCAAACTCCTGGATCAAGTCATCAAGGCACACGCCCGTTGGCGTTGGCGCGCCTGAATCTTTTCTGCCGGCCTGGCCGGACCTGTACCGCTTTGCCTTCTTTACCTGTATGAAATGCCGCTTTGCTGGCGCCACTCCAGCACCTGACAAAGCGCAGTGCGCTGCGGGTAAATCATTCGAAGGCCGTATTAAAAGTCAGTGAATTCAAGAGGTTCTTAACGCCATGTTGCTGATGATCGATAACTACGACTCTTTTACTTACAACGTTGTGCAATACCTTGGTGAGCTGGGCTCCGAGGTCAAAGTCGTGCGCAACGATGAGCTCACCATTGCCGAAATCGAAGCCCTCAACCCTGAGCGCATCGTCGTGTCTCCCGGTCCTTGCACCCCGA belongs to Pseudomonas sp. B21-015 and includes:
- the estP gene encoding esterase EstP, which gives rise to MIKQRLFVPLAGCLLTMACAQAIAAPNPYSNFVVFGDSLNDAGQLTDSGGPAGATERFTNRTGPLYLDGSGELRSLNSTQLLGGRFGFTSDQTAASTSAARANQGLADGNNWAVGGYRTDQILDSITSESATGERTRAGYLPTNNFRADPNALYYISGGGNDFLQGLVLNTTQANAAANRLADSVQTLQSAGAKYIVVWLLPDLGLTPAVNGTSLQASISQLSTDFNQQLVTRLAGINAEIIPLNIPLLLQEAVADPTRFGLAAGQNLTATCFSGNSCTENAVYGINSATPDPSKLIYNDSVHPTEAGQKLISDYAYSLLSAPWELTLLPEMAHATLRAHQDELRSQWQSDWENWQAVGQWRAIVAGGGQHLDVDSQSSGASADGSGYNLNIGGSYRLNEAWRVGVAAGFYRQNLEAGNNDSDYKLNSYLATAFAQFQQNRWWADAALTGGKLDYDNLKRKFDLGVSEGAEKGDTDGHLWAFSTRLGYDIAQPGSEWHLSPFISADYAKVEVDGYSENSNRSTALTFDDQTRDSKRLGIGLQGKYNFTRQTQVFGEYAHEREYEDDAQKVNIALNSLPSLDFNLQGYTPQSHLNRLSLGVSHKLTADLALRGGYTLRKDDDFTQQGINAGVTLDF